One stretch of Bradyrhizobium canariense DNA includes these proteins:
- a CDS encoding MFS transporter, with protein MSGRARPSALAPFRIRNYRFQWPSDLLTSWAFEMETIVLGWYVLAETGSVLLLTLFASLNYTGTLIAPLFGVIGDRLGHRDLLGIMRASYAVLAGTLMTLALTGHLTPSYVLIISAIMGLVRPSDLGVRGALVANIMPPDQLISSISVSRTTMDIARIAGALSGAGLLAAAGVGPAYIVIVSLYVVSTWLTFCIVMSAKRHLVDEAAGGMPRRSPLRDLSEGVEHVWTSPRMRAAVWIAFLTNLTAYPFSNGLLPYIAREIYGASQAALGYLSASFAIGSLIGSVILSLIGGVRVGRLMIGATVMWYVALLMFAQIQSVPAAVACLMLAGVSQSMSMITIAVVLMRTAGEHFRGRVMGVRMLAIYSLPLGLMAAGSLIDEVGFIATATLYVAAGLALLMAITLHWRADLWHVHAPANAK; from the coding sequence GTGAGCGGTCGCGCGCGGCCTTCCGCGCTCGCCCCCTTCCGCATCCGGAATTATCGCTTCCAGTGGCCATCCGACCTGCTCACGTCGTGGGCGTTCGAGATGGAGACAATCGTTCTTGGCTGGTACGTGCTGGCCGAGACCGGATCGGTTCTGCTCCTGACATTATTTGCCTCGCTCAACTATACGGGCACGCTGATTGCTCCGCTGTTCGGCGTGATCGGCGACCGCCTCGGCCATCGCGATCTGCTCGGCATAATGCGGGCATCCTATGCCGTGCTTGCCGGCACACTGATGACATTGGCGCTGACCGGCCATTTAACGCCCTCTTATGTTCTGATCATCTCGGCAATCATGGGTCTGGTTCGTCCGTCCGATCTCGGCGTGCGCGGGGCACTTGTCGCCAACATCATGCCACCGGATCAGTTGATCAGCTCGATCAGCGTTTCGCGAACGACCATGGATATCGCGCGCATCGCCGGCGCCTTGAGCGGAGCGGGATTACTCGCCGCTGCCGGCGTGGGGCCGGCCTATATCGTGATCGTCAGCCTTTACGTGGTCAGCACGTGGCTCACCTTTTGTATCGTGATGTCGGCGAAACGCCATCTCGTCGATGAGGCGGCTGGTGGTATGCCGCGGCGCTCGCCGCTTCGCGACCTCAGCGAAGGCGTCGAACACGTCTGGACTTCGCCACGCATGCGCGCGGCGGTCTGGATCGCGTTCCTCACCAACCTGACGGCCTATCCATTTTCCAACGGATTGCTGCCCTATATCGCGCGGGAGATTTACGGCGCCAGCCAGGCAGCGCTCGGATATCTCTCGGCCAGTTTTGCCATCGGCTCGCTGATCGGCTCGGTGATCCTGAGCCTGATCGGCGGGGTGAGGGTGGGACGGCTGATGATCGGCGCGACGGTCATGTGGTACGTCGCATTGCTGATGTTTGCGCAGATTCAGAGCGTTCCGGCTGCCGTCGCTTGCCTGATGCTGGCGGGAGTCTCGCAAAGCATGTCGATGATCACGATCGCGGTCGTCCTGATGCGCACCGCGGGCGAACACTTCCGCGGCCGGGTGATGGGCGTGCGGATGCTGGCCATCTACAGCCTGCCGCTCGGCCTCATGGCGGCCGGCAGCCTGATCGACGAGGTCGGATTTATCGCAACCGCGACGCTCTACGTGGCCGCCGGTCTTGCGCTGTTGATGGCCATTACGCTGCACTGGCGTGCGGATCTATGGCATGTCCATGCGCCGGCGAATGCCAAATAA
- the prpB gene encoding methylisocitrate lyase — MSYLVGATLADHPAGVCFRDLLSKPGILQMPGTHNGMAALQARDAGFSALYLSGAAMTASMGLPDLGIITMEEVAFFTRQVSRASGLPVLVDGDTGYGEALNVMNMVRTFEDAGAAAVHIEDQLLPKKCGHLNDKKLADAHDMAAKVAAAAKARRHLYLIARTDAAASEGMDGAVARAQLYLEAGADAIFPEAMISREMFEEFARRVPDVPLLANMTEFGKTPFFTASEFEAMGYRMVIWPVSSLRVANKAQQQLFDAIKRDGGTQRMIDRMQTRAELYATIGLHDYEALDTSIVQTIIPQGMPQK; from the coding sequence ATGAGCTATCTTGTCGGTGCCACCCTGGCCGATCACCCGGCCGGTGTCTGTTTCCGCGATCTTTTGAGTAAACCCGGCATCCTGCAGATGCCGGGAACGCATAACGGCATGGCCGCGCTTCAGGCGCGGGACGCGGGATTTTCCGCGCTGTACCTGTCGGGCGCTGCCATGACGGCGTCAATGGGCCTGCCGGATCTCGGCATTATTACGATGGAGGAAGTCGCTTTCTTCACTCGCCAGGTATCGCGGGCCAGCGGACTGCCGGTGCTGGTCGACGGCGACACCGGCTACGGCGAAGCCCTCAACGTCATGAACATGGTCCGGACGTTCGAAGACGCCGGCGCTGCGGCGGTTCACATCGAGGACCAGCTGCTTCCGAAGAAATGCGGCCATCTCAACGACAAGAAGCTCGCCGACGCGCATGATATGGCGGCCAAGGTCGCCGCCGCCGCGAAAGCGCGCCGGCATCTCTATCTCATCGCAAGGACCGATGCCGCGGCCAGCGAAGGCATGGATGGCGCGGTCGCGCGGGCCCAACTTTATCTTGAGGCCGGCGCCGACGCGATATTCCCGGAAGCGATGATCTCACGTGAGATGTTTGAGGAGTTCGCAAGACGCGTGCCTGATGTGCCGCTGCTCGCCAACATGACCGAATTCGGCAAGACGCCGTTCTTCACGGCATCCGAATTCGAGGCGATGGGGTACCGGATGGTGATCTGGCCGGTGTCATCGCTTCGCGTTGCCAACAAGGCGCAGCAGCAATTGTTCGACGCCATCAAGCGTGACGGCGGCACTCAGAGAATGATCGACCGGATGCAGACCCGCGCTGAACTGTACGCAACAATCGGGCTTCACGATTACGAAGCACTGGACACCTCCATCGTTCAGACCATTATCCCGCAGGGGATGCCGCAGAAATAA
- a CDS encoding adenylate/guanylate cyclase domain-containing protein produces MKNASVQFGFKTSIIALFVAIVLVIGLTLVYLSFSRITEITNSAASKFINKVAEESADRIGSQLKQVRDSVEVLKELPSIQSADIEDDRQLNELLAAMLRDNRQLFNLYVGYNDGSFIEMDAIDNAGNDARARLEAPERASFRLVVISRSDPGHIKSRRLFLSDQLETIRELAGPLDYDPRERPWYKDADRHDGSWLTGPYVFFATGKLGYTVQSTLEHGRSGVVAGDLLLNVTEELLKRERLTPSGVAFLFDDDDRILAHPNMSELLGREVSGQGIDSIPHLRKTDMAGVLKAIRAWRTSGISEQFFRDPARRLYAAAFQTIPHSGPANLRMAIVAPVDEFFANILSERGRLFALTLGFVALMVPIVFLIGSLLSRSLRRLAEETDRIQRFEPSAAPPVRSIIREIDDLGRSVSTMRTVTQTFSRFVPKRLVERLIETGTPLQLGGTRREVTLLFSDVVNFTEITEKADPTKVMQYTSRYFAAMSHEIMSHSGTVDKFIGDAIMAIWNAPADDPDHAVNACAAALAFQRANNRLNAEFEREGWPIYRTRCGLHTGDAVVGNIGSEDRMNYTALGATVNLAARLEGLNKNYGTSILVSSALKKRAESRFHFRSVDRISPKGFAEAFEIYELLSESGDGSADDTELCREWEIVYAALRNGPLVTAEAELAVFLSKYPQDKVARYHLQCCEPAPLSTPS; encoded by the coding sequence ATGAAGAACGCAAGCGTTCAGTTCGGATTCAAGACATCCATCATCGCGCTCTTTGTCGCGATCGTTCTCGTGATCGGCCTGACGCTCGTCTATCTGAGTTTTTCGCGGATCACCGAAATCACCAATTCGGCGGCCAGCAAGTTTATCAACAAGGTGGCCGAGGAATCGGCGGACCGGATCGGATCGCAATTGAAGCAGGTCCGTGACAGCGTCGAAGTCTTAAAGGAACTGCCGTCGATTCAGTCGGCTGACATCGAGGACGATCGGCAGCTCAACGAATTGCTTGCCGCCATGCTGAGGGATAACAGGCAGTTGTTCAATCTGTATGTCGGTTACAACGATGGCTCGTTCATCGAAATGGACGCCATCGATAATGCAGGGAACGACGCGCGGGCGAGGCTTGAGGCGCCCGAGCGGGCCTCATTTCGCCTGGTGGTGATCTCGCGGTCCGACCCCGGCCACATAAAATCAAGAAGGCTCTTTCTGTCGGATCAGCTTGAGACGATCAGGGAATTGGCCGGTCCGCTTGATTACGATCCGCGCGAAAGACCCTGGTACAAGGATGCCGACCGCCACGACGGCAGCTGGCTGACCGGGCCTTACGTGTTCTTCGCGACGGGAAAGCTTGGCTACACCGTTCAGTCGACACTGGAGCATGGCAGGAGCGGCGTGGTGGCGGGCGACCTGCTGCTGAACGTGACGGAAGAACTTCTGAAAAGGGAACGGCTGACACCCTCAGGCGTGGCGTTTCTGTTTGACGACGACGACCGCATCCTGGCCCATCCGAACATGTCCGAGTTGCTCGGGCGAGAAGTGTCGGGCCAGGGCATTGACAGTATTCCTCACCTTCGCAAAACAGATATGGCAGGTGTGCTCAAGGCGATCCGAGCCTGGCGCACCAGCGGAATCTCCGAACAGTTCTTCCGCGATCCGGCACGGCGACTGTATGCCGCTGCGTTCCAGACGATACCTCATTCGGGCCCGGCTAATCTGCGTATGGCGATTGTGGCGCCGGTCGATGAGTTTTTCGCCAACATTCTTTCCGAACGCGGGCGGCTATTTGCGCTCACGCTCGGCTTCGTTGCACTGATGGTTCCGATCGTCTTTCTGATCGGCTCGCTGTTGTCTCGATCGTTGCGACGGCTGGCTGAGGAGACCGACAGGATTCAGAGGTTCGAGCCCTCGGCCGCTCCGCCGGTGCGCTCAATCATTCGCGAAATCGATGACCTCGGTCGCTCGGTCTCCACGATGCGCACCGTCACGCAGACGTTCTCGCGTTTCGTGCCGAAGCGGCTGGTCGAACGGCTGATCGAAACCGGGACGCCGCTTCAGCTCGGCGGCACGCGACGGGAAGTCACGCTGCTGTTTTCCGACGTCGTGAACTTCACGGAGATTACCGAAAAGGCCGACCCCACCAAGGTCATGCAGTATACTTCCCGTTACTTCGCGGCCATGTCGCATGAGATCATGAGTCATTCCGGCACCGTCGATAAATTCATCGGCGACGCCATCATGGCGATCTGGAACGCGCCGGCCGATGATCCCGATCATGCCGTCAACGCCTGCGCCGCCGCGCTTGCGTTTCAGCGCGCCAATAATCGCCTCAATGCCGAATTCGAGCGCGAGGGCTGGCCGATCTACCGCACGCGGTGCGGTCTGCATACCGGAGATGCCGTTGTCGGCAATATCGGGTCGGAGGATCGCATGAATTATACCGCGCTCGGCGCGACGGTGAATCTGGCCGCGCGGCTTGAAGGCCTCAACAAGAACTACGGGACGTCGATCCTCGTCAGCTCCGCTCTCAAGAAGCGCGCGGAATCCCGTTTTCACTTCCGCAGTGTCGACCGCATCAGCCCCAAGGGCTTTGCCGAAGCCTTCGAGATCTACGAACTACTTTCGGAATCAGGTGATGGCAGTGCAGATGACACGGAGCTCTGCCGCGAATGGGAGATCGTGTACGCGGCGCTTCGCAACGGGCCGTTGGTCACAGCGGAAGCCGAGCTGGCGGTGTTTCTGTCGAAATATCCGCAGGACAAAGTAGCTCGCTACCATCTGCAGTGTTGTGAGCCCGCGCCCCTCTCTACTCCCAGTTAA
- a CDS encoding HlyD family secretion protein has translation MIAAIFNVYLVLLFAIVRLGIVRFNLFWKVSPLIVLLLLMFGLFIPMNWGAPQGTALVVRNSVAIVPNVAGEVIDVPVEANKQLKAGDILFRIDPVPYQAQVAAIEAQLKLSATRLAQMTQLYERDSGRAFDVEQRQSEVDQLKGQLESAQWNLDKTTVRAPADGYVTNLGLRKGARTANLPLSPVMAFIDTSDTIIGVEIPQNDARYIEPGQPVEVTFKFRPGKIYSGKVESILQAIATGQVQTSGVAVAPKADITPPFVVRFHLDDAEIAKALPAGSTGDAAIYTDHVKVAHVIRKVLLRQIAILNYVNPF, from the coding sequence ATGATCGCAGCCATTTTCAACGTCTATCTGGTGCTGCTGTTCGCGATCGTGCGGCTGGGAATCGTGCGCTTCAACCTGTTCTGGAAGGTGTCGCCGCTGATCGTGCTGCTGCTGCTGATGTTCGGGCTATTCATCCCGATGAACTGGGGTGCGCCGCAGGGAACGGCTCTGGTCGTGCGCAATTCGGTCGCCATCGTGCCTAACGTCGCAGGAGAAGTGATCGACGTTCCCGTTGAGGCGAACAAGCAGCTTAAGGCGGGTGACATCTTGTTCCGCATTGACCCCGTGCCTTACCAGGCGCAGGTCGCGGCGATCGAGGCGCAGCTAAAACTATCGGCCACGCGCCTCGCCCAGATGACCCAATTGTACGAGCGCGATTCGGGCCGCGCCTTCGACGTGGAGCAGCGCCAGTCGGAGGTCGATCAGCTCAAAGGCCAGCTCGAAAGCGCGCAATGGAATCTCGACAAGACGACCGTTCGGGCGCCGGCCGATGGTTACGTGACCAACCTTGGGCTGCGCAAGGGTGCGCGAACGGCAAATCTCCCGCTTTCGCCCGTGATGGCCTTCATCGACACGTCAGATACCATCATCGGCGTCGAAATCCCGCAGAACGATGCCCGCTATATCGAGCCCGGCCAACCCGTCGAGGTGACGTTCAAGTTCCGGCCTGGAAAGATCTACAGCGGGAAGGTCGAGAGCATCCTGCAGGCGATCGCAACCGGCCAGGTGCAGACATCGGGAGTGGCCGTGGCGCCCAAGGCCGATATTACGCCGCCGTTCGTGGTTCGCTTCCACCTGGACGACGCCGAGATCGCGAAGGCATTGCCGGCCGGCAGTACCGGCGATGCCGCGATCTACACCGATCACGTCAAGGTGGCGCATGTCATCCGCAAGGTGCTGCTGCGCCAGATTGCGATCTTGAACTACGTCAATCCATTTTGA
- a CDS encoding DUF3302 domain-containing protein — protein MSGLDIFAWIVLLILAASALAMFFIAGWLPGHIARTRGHPYAEAVTVAGWVTLIFGFALWPVALIWAYVDVPARRNAESGR, from the coding sequence ATGTCTGGTCTCGATATCTTCGCCTGGATCGTCCTGCTCATTCTGGCCGCAAGCGCGCTGGCGATGTTCTTCATCGCCGGCTGGCTGCCCGGCCATATCGCCAGGACCCGCGGGCATCCCTATGCGGAAGCGGTGACGGTGGCCGGCTGGGTGACACTGATCTTCGGATTTGCGCTGTGGCCGGTCGCGCTGATCTGGGCCTATGTCGACGTACCAGCGCGCCGCAACGCGGAGAGTGGCCGATGA
- a CDS encoding DUF1254 domain-containing protein: MKAKLVIGVAVATLAAINPIRAQSSGHSEAGGAVPVTVDNFARAESDLYFGGILKDSGGIGKFLHRREPARIDNQTVIRLNRDTLYSSAVFDLDAGPVTIALPDAGKRFMSMQVINEDHYVPEVVYGKGDYTLTKDNAGTRYVAVAIRTLVDPADPRDIEQAHALQDAIKATQSSAGSFEAPKWDQASQKKVRDALIVLASTIADFKKAFGTREQVDPIRHLIGTAAAWGGNPDKDATYLNVTPANNDSGTIYKLSVRDVPVDAFWSVSVYNADGYYEKNAYDAYTLNDLTAKKNSDGSIAIQFGGCDGKIPNCLPITKGWNYTVRLYRPRPEILNGSWKFPEPQPAG; encoded by the coding sequence ATGAAGGCGAAGCTCGTGATTGGTGTGGCCGTCGCGACGCTTGCGGCAATCAACCCCATTCGGGCGCAGTCTTCCGGCCACTCAGAGGCCGGGGGTGCCGTGCCCGTTACCGTCGACAATTTTGCCCGCGCCGAGTCCGACTTGTATTTTGGGGGGATACTGAAGGACAGCGGCGGGATCGGAAAATTTCTGCATCGGCGCGAGCCGGCGCGGATCGACAATCAAACCGTGATCCGTCTCAACCGCGACACGCTTTACTCTTCAGCGGTGTTCGATCTCGATGCCGGACCGGTCACGATCGCGCTGCCTGACGCGGGCAAGCGCTTCATGTCGATGCAGGTCATCAACGAGGACCACTACGTACCGGAAGTCGTCTACGGCAAGGGCGATTACACCCTGACCAAGGATAACGCCGGCACCCGCTATGTCGCCGTCGCGATCCGGACGTTGGTCGACCCGGCTGATCCGAGGGATATCGAACAGGCCCATGCGCTGCAGGATGCGATCAAAGCCACGCAGAGCAGCGCCGGCAGCTTTGAAGCGCCCAAATGGGATCAGGCAAGCCAGAAGAAGGTCCGCGACGCGCTTATCGTACTGGCGTCAACGATCGCTGACTTCAAGAAAGCGTTCGGCACCAGGGAGCAGGTCGATCCGATCAGGCACCTGATCGGTACCGCGGCGGCCTGGGGTGGCAACCCCGACAAGGACGCGACCTATCTCAACGTCACACCAGCCAACAACGACAGCGGCACGATCTACAAGCTCAGCGTCAGGGATGTGCCGGTCGATGCGTTCTGGTCGGTCAGCGTCTACAACGCCGACGGCTATTACGAGAAGAATGCGTACGACGCCTACACGCTCAACGACCTCACCGCGAAGAAGAACAGCGACGGCTCGATTGCGATCCAGTTCGGTGGCTGCGACGGCAAGATACCCAACTGTCTTCCGATCACCAAGGGCTGGAATTACACCGTGCGGCTCTATCGTCCGCGCCCCGAAATCCTGAACGGCAGCTGGAAATTTCCGGAGCCACAGCCGGCCGGTTAA
- a CDS encoding DUF1254 domain-containing protein, giving the protein MKMLLILAIPLVAAISQGSFAQTPTPDQLAQRTLERRAVEAVNWGMSAVNYDLMLQEMLKKTSGKVNQVIYWSRPLDWHNQTLTPNPDAIYFMAFFNTREGPIVVEVPPAEGGSLNANFVDVWQIPLEDAGLYGIDKGAGIKFLILPPGYSDAVPAGYTALRPATFGSYALLRSNLASHGSADVTRSVAYGKRVKVYPLSQAANRPATTFTDAADVVFDSTIRYDASFFTSLDRIVQSEPWLPRDRAMIDPLRSIGIEKGKPFNPDAKTKAALEAGAREAQAWLEAKYDAGLPPFYENSKWTVPALPELLAAVQKDFNDPDKYPVDARGLTYSFAYIGIKRLGAGQFYLISIKDKDGNAFDGGKSYRLTVPANAPVEQYWSATVYDRATHALVRDLPRASRSSQIPEMQKNADDSVDVYFGPQAPAGKDSNWVPTDPKRGFEVMFRAYAPTKAFFDKSWKLSDIEKMN; this is encoded by the coding sequence ATGAAGATGCTGCTGATCCTCGCCATCCCGCTCGTCGCCGCAATCTCGCAAGGCTCCTTCGCGCAGACGCCGACACCAGACCAACTCGCGCAGCGCACCCTCGAGCGCCGCGCGGTCGAGGCCGTGAACTGGGGCATGTCGGCAGTCAACTATGACCTGATGCTGCAGGAGATGCTCAAGAAGACGAGCGGCAAGGTCAATCAGGTGATCTATTGGTCGCGTCCGCTCGACTGGCATAACCAGACGCTCACGCCCAATCCGGATGCGATCTACTTCATGGCGTTCTTCAACACCAGGGAAGGGCCGATTGTGGTGGAGGTGCCGCCTGCCGAGGGCGGCTCGCTCAACGCCAATTTTGTCGATGTCTGGCAAATTCCGCTCGAAGACGCGGGCCTTTATGGGATCGACAAGGGCGCGGGCATCAAATTCCTGATCCTGCCCCCGGGTTACAGCGATGCCGTTCCCGCGGGCTATACCGCGCTTCGGCCCGCGACGTTCGGCAGCTATGCGCTGCTGCGCTCGAACCTCGCGAGCCATGGTAGCGCCGATGTCACCAGATCGGTCGCCTATGGCAAGCGGGTCAAGGTCTATCCTCTGTCGCAGGCGGCCAACCGGCCAGCGACAACGTTTACCGATGCCGCGGACGTGGTGTTTGACTCCACGATCCGCTACGATGCGAGCTTCTTTACCTCGCTCGACCGCATCGTTCAGAGCGAGCCGTGGTTGCCGCGCGACCGGGCGATGATCGATCCGCTGCGGTCGATCGGGATCGAGAAGGGCAAGCCTTTCAATCCGGACGCCAAGACCAAGGCCGCGCTCGAAGCCGGGGCGCGCGAGGCGCAAGCCTGGCTCGAAGCCAAATACGACGCCGGACTGCCACCTTTCTATGAGAACAGCAAATGGACGGTGCCGGCTCTGCCTGAACTCCTTGCCGCCGTGCAGAAGGACTTCAACGATCCCGACAAATATCCAGTGGACGCGCGCGGGCTCACCTACTCCTTCGCCTATATCGGCATCAAGCGCCTCGGCGCAGGCCAGTTTTATCTGATCAGCATCAAGGACAAGGACGGCAACGCATTTGACGGCGGCAAGAGCTATCGCCTGACCGTGCCGGCGAACGCGCCGGTCGAGCAGTACTGGTCGGCGACGGTCTATGATCGCGCGACCCACGCTTTGGTCCGCGACCTGCCGCGCGCCAGCCGCTCTTCGCAAATTCCAGAGATGCAGAAGAACGCCGACGATTCGGTGGATGTCTACTTCGGCCCGCAGGCTCCGGCGGGCAAGGATTCGAACTGGGTGCCGACTGATCCGAAGCGCGGCTTCGAGGTCATGTTCCGCGCCTACGCGCCGACCAAGGCGTTCTTCGACAAGTCGTGGAAGCTGTCGGATATCGAGAAGATGAACTAG
- a CDS encoding HAD family hydrolase, translated as MFALVAFALRFTSVVIFLAFSLVALPHANAQTDPLPSWNEGAAKKSITDFVARVTTQGGTDFVPVPERIATFDNDGTLWTEQPFYFQLAFAFDRVKATAPRHPEWKTTQPFKALLDNDMKGLAAAGEKGLLQIVAVTHAGMTTEEFARTVLDWTSTARHPRFHRPYTELVYQPMLELLTYLRANGFKTFVVSGGGVEFMRPWMEKVYGIPPEQVVGSSGVVKFQIGASGKPELMKLPKIEFVDDGSGKPVGINRFIGRRPIFAFGNSDGDLQMLQWTAAGEGARFAGLVHHTDAEREYAYDRSSKFGKLDKAWDEAVKRGWLVVDMKQDWKTVFPFEK; from the coding sequence ATGTTCGCGTTGGTTGCGTTCGCCTTGCGGTTCACTTCCGTCGTTATTTTTCTTGCCTTCAGCCTGGTCGCCCTTCCGCACGCCAACGCTCAGACCGATCCCTTGCCGTCCTGGAACGAGGGCGCGGCAAAGAAATCCATCACCGATTTCGTCGCGCGGGTGACGACGCAAGGCGGCACGGACTTCGTGCCGGTGCCCGAACGTATCGCCACATTCGATAATGATGGCACGCTCTGGACCGAACAACCGTTCTATTTCCAGCTCGCGTTTGCATTCGACCGGGTCAAGGCGACGGCGCCGCGGCACCCCGAATGGAAAACGACACAGCCGTTCAAGGCGCTGCTCGACAACGACATGAAGGGGCTTGCGGCGGCCGGCGAGAAGGGGCTGCTGCAGATCGTGGCGGTGACGCATGCCGGGATGACTACGGAGGAGTTCGCCAGGACAGTCCTCGACTGGACGTCGACCGCGCGCCATCCGCGCTTCCACCGTCCTTATACCGAGCTCGTCTACCAGCCGATGCTGGAACTGCTGACTTACCTGCGGGCAAACGGCTTCAAGACCTTTGTCGTATCCGGCGGCGGCGTCGAATTCATGCGGCCCTGGATGGAGAAGGTCTACGGCATTCCGCCCGAACAGGTGGTCGGTTCGTCCGGCGTTGTGAAATTTCAGATCGGCGCCAGCGGCAAGCCCGAGCTGATGAAGCTTCCCAAGATCGAGTTCGTCGATGACGGTTCGGGCAAGCCGGTCGGCATCAACCGCTTCATCGGGCGACGTCCCATTTTCGCATTCGGAAATTCCGACGGCGACCTGCAGATGCTGCAATGGACTGCGGCGGGCGAGGGCGCACGCTTCGCCGGCCTTGTCCACCATACCGATGCGGAGCGCGAATACGCCTACGACCGGTCATCCAAGTTCGGCAAGCTCGACAAGGCCTGGGATGAAGCCGTCAAGCGCGGCTGGCTGGTCGTCGACATGAAGCAGGACTGGAAGACGGTTTTTCCGTTCGAGAAGTAA
- a CDS encoding arylsulfatase encodes MSRRNILLAGTTLAAATAINAVDRTQVAQAQQTPQTTTPSGRKPNILVIWGDDIGVANISAYSNGLMGYETPNIDRIGREGIKFLHYYGEQSCTAGRAAFLTGQHGIRSGLTKVGFPGAPMGMSQLDPSIGGLLKNLGYATGQFGKNHVGDRNESLPTVNGFDEFFGNLYHLNAEEEPELPDYPKDPAYLAKFGPRGVLKCKATDRDDPTVDPRFGKIGKQTIEDTGALTKKRMETVDDETSAAAVDFMQRQRAANKPFFVWFNSTRMHLRTHVRAEHRGRYTHGDSEYVDGMMEHDDTVGLLLKALDDMGVTNDTIVVYSSDNGPHMNSWPDGAMTWFRSEKNTNWEGAFRVPCLVRWPGVIKPGTVTNEIMSHNDWIPTLCAAAGEPDIINKLKAGYTANGINYKVHLDGFDQTGFLRNVSGTAGNNNGTKSARDKFFYSDDDGLLVGLRKGDCKYVYAEQRLPGTLGVWAEPFTKLRLQKIFNLLQDPFERADITSNTFWDWQLNHVGQVYGAMDDVGAFVLTFRDFPPRSFPPSFVPATILEETLDDIKDNRQKAGERAKSVDRIRSGINQMIDQQLQQRGVK; translated from the coding sequence ATGAGCCGCCGCAACATTCTGCTGGCGGGAACGACTCTCGCAGCCGCGACCGCGATCAACGCCGTCGATCGCACCCAGGTCGCACAGGCCCAGCAAACGCCGCAGACAACAACCCCATCGGGACGCAAACCCAACATCCTCGTTATCTGGGGCGATGACATCGGGGTTGCGAATATCAGCGCCTACTCCAATGGCCTGATGGGTTACGAAACTCCGAATATCGACCGCATCGGCCGCGAGGGCATCAAGTTTCTTCATTATTACGGCGAGCAGTCGTGCACCGCCGGCCGCGCGGCATTCCTCACTGGCCAGCATGGCATTCGTTCCGGCCTCACTAAGGTCGGCTTCCCCGGCGCGCCGATGGGCATGAGCCAGTTGGATCCCTCGATCGGTGGTCTGCTCAAGAACCTCGGCTACGCCACAGGACAGTTCGGCAAGAACCACGTCGGTGATCGCAATGAATCGCTGCCGACCGTGAATGGCTTCGACGAATTCTTTGGCAACCTCTACCATCTCAACGCCGAGGAGGAGCCGGAACTGCCGGACTATCCAAAGGATCCCGCCTATCTCGCCAAGTTTGGCCCGCGCGGTGTCCTGAAGTGCAAGGCGACCGACCGCGATGACCCCACCGTCGATCCGCGCTTCGGCAAGATCGGCAAGCAGACCATCGAGGACACCGGCGCGCTCACCAAGAAGCGCATGGAGACGGTCGACGACGAAACTTCGGCCGCCGCCGTCGATTTCATGCAGCGGCAAAGAGCCGCCAACAAACCGTTCTTCGTCTGGTTCAACTCGACCCGCATGCACCTGCGCACTCATGTCCGCGCTGAGCATCGTGGTCGCTACACGCATGGCGACAGCGAATATGTCGACGGCATGATGGAGCATGACGATACCGTGGGCCTCTTGCTTAAAGCCCTGGATGATATGGGCGTCACGAACGACACCATCGTCGTCTACTCCAGCGACAATGGCCCTCACATGAACTCGTGGCCTGACGGCGCCATGACCTGGTTCCGCAGCGAGAAGAACACCAACTGGGAAGGCGCCTTCCGCGTGCCGTGCCTGGTCCGTTGGCCTGGCGTCATCAAGCCCGGCACGGTCACCAACGAAATCATGAGCCACAACGACTGGATTCCAACGCTTTGCGCGGCCGCCGGCGAACCCGATATCATCAACAAGCTCAAGGCCGGCTACACGGCCAACGGCATCAACTACAAGGTACATCTGGACGGGTTCGACCAGACCGGATTTTTGCGTAACGTGAGCGGCACCGCAGGGAATAACAACGGGACGAAGAGCGCCCGCGACAAGTTCTTCTATTCCGATGATGACGGCTTGCTGGTGGGCCTGCGCAAGGGTGACTGCAAGTACGTCTACGCGGAGCAGCGGCTGCCCGGCACGTTGGGAGTGTGGGCCGAGCCCTTCACCAAGCTTCGCCTCCAGAAGATCTTCAATCTGCTGCAGGACCCGTTCGAACGGGCTGATATCACGTCCAACACCTTCTGGGACTGGCAGCTTAACCATGTCGGGCAGGTCTACGGCGCGATGGACGATGTCGGCGCGTTCGTGCTGACATTCAGGGACTTCCCGCCGCGTTCATTCCCGCCAAGCTTCGTGCCGGCCACCATCCTTGAAGAGACGTTGGACGACATCAAGGACAACAGGCAGAAGGCAGGCGAAAGGGCCAAGAGCGTCGATCGAATCCGCTCCGGCATAAATCAGATGATCGACCAGCAACTCCAGCAGCGCGGCGTCAAATAG